A stretch of Telopea speciosissima isolate NSW1024214 ecotype Mountain lineage chromosome 11, Tspe_v1, whole genome shotgun sequence DNA encodes these proteins:
- the LOC122645961 gene encoding sucrose synthase 7-like produces MIKQHSLNQRRSYGESVIKSLPFLFTFTISDPMASGSGFKRSDTIADSMPEALRQSRYHMKKCFATYTSNGRRLMKLHHLMEEMERSIQDKLERAKVLEGLLGYILCSTQEAAVVPPYVAFAVRPNPGYWEFVKVNSEDLSVDGITAAEYLKYKEIICDEKWAKDEYALEVDFGAFDYSIPHVTLSSSIGNGRNYVCKFITSKLAGGSESAKPLLDFLLALNHQGQNLMINDTLNTVAKLEGALVVADVYVSALPKDTPYQKFEQRFSEWGFEKGWGDTAETVKETMRSLSEVLQAPDSVNMEKFSSRLPTIFNIVIFSIHGYFGQADVLGLPDTGGQVVYILDQVKALEDELLLRIKKQGLSIKPQILVVTRLIPDARGTKCNQELEPVLNTRHSHILRVPFTTESGVLHQWVSRFDIYPYLEKFTQDATAKILDHLDGKPDLIIGNYTDGNLAASLIASKLGITQGTIAHALEKTKYEDSDIKWKELDGKYHFSCQFTADMIAMNSADFIITSTYQEIAGSKDRPGQYESHAAFTLPGLCRVVSGINVFDPKFNIAAPGADQSLYFPYTQKQKRLTTFHPAIEELLYNKQDNNEHFGFLEDRKKPIIFSMARLDIVKNITGLTEWYGKNKRLRNLVNLVVVAGFFDPSKSKDREEIAEIKKMQSLIDKYQLKGQIRWIAAQNDRVRNGELYRCIADSKGAFVQPALYEAFGLTVIEAMNCGLPTFATNQGGPAEIIVDGVSGFHIDPNNGDESSNKIADFFEKSKEDPEYWNKISTGGLQRIYECYTWNIYATRVLNMGSIYGFWRQLNKEQKQAKQRYIQMFYNLQFKNLAKSLSIPSDGTQQPASKPEVKPQTQKQPPQRRTQTRLQRIFG; encoded by the exons ATGATTAAACAGCACAGTTTGAATCAGCGTCGATCATATGGGGAAAGTGTCATCAAGTCCCTTCCATTC CTTTTCACATTTACAATTTCTGATCCAATGGCTTCTGGGTCTGGCTTCAAGCGATCGGACACCATAGCTGATAGCATGCCTGAGGCTTTGAGACAATCTCGGTACCATATGAAGAAATGCTTTGCTAC GTATACATCAAATGGGAGGAGGTTAATGAAGCTCCACCAtttaatggaagaaatggagagatCAATCCAGGATAAGCTTGAAAGAGCCAAGGTCTTGGAAGGTTTACTTGGCTACATCCTCTGTTCCACTCAG GAAGCAGCTGTTGTTCCTCCTTATGTTGCATTTGCTGTGAGACCCAATCCTGGATATTGGGAGTTTGTTAAGGTGAACTCTGAAGATCTTTCAGTTGATGGAATCACTGCTGCAGAGTACTTGAAATACAAAGAAATTATCTGCGATGAGAAATG GGCGAAAGATGAATATGCATTGGAAGTGGATTTTGGAGCATTTGACTACTCTATTCCTCATGTAACCCTATCATCTTCTATCGGTAATGGGCGCAACTATGTCTGTAAGTTCATAACTTCAAAGTTGGCGGGGGGCTCTGAGAGTGCAAAGCCTTTGCTGGACTTCTTACTTGCTCTTAATCATCAAGGACAA AATCTTATGATCAATGATACCCTCAACACTGTCGCCAAACTTGAAGGGGCATTAGTAGTAGCGGATGTATATGTTTCAGCACTTCCCAAAGACACCCCATATCAGAAGTTTGAGCAGAG GTTTTCTGAGTGGGGTTTTGAGAAAGGATGGGGTGATACTGCAGAAACTGTCAAAGAGACAATGAGATCACTCTCAGAGGTACTCCAAGCACCAGATTCAgtgaacatggagaaattctccAGTAGGCTTCCGACAATATTCAACATTGTCATCTTCTCTATCCATGGCTACTTTGGCCAAGCAGATGTCCTTGGCTTACCTGATACTGGCGGGCAG GTTGTCTACATTTTAGATCAAGTAAAGGCCCTGGAGGATGAATTGCTCCTTAGAATTAAGAAGCAAGGGCTGAGTATCAAGCCTCAAATTCTTGTG GTTACACGACTTATACCTGATGCTCGAGGGACTAAGTGCAACCAAGAGCTGGAGCCAGTCTTAAACACTAGACATTCTCACATCCTCCGAGTTCCATTTACGACAGAAAGTGGTGTCCTTCATCAGTGGGTTTCCCGTTTCGACATCTACCCCTACCTTGAGAAGTTTACTCAG GATGCCACtgccaagatccttgatcaCTTGGATGGGAAGCCTGACCTCATCATTGGTAACTACACTGACGGAAACCTGGCAGCATCTCTCATTGCAAGCAAACTTGGGATAACTCAG GGAACCATTGCTCATGCTCTAGAGAAGACAAAGTATGAAGATTCAGACATCAAATGGAAAGAACTAGATGGAAAGTATCACTTCTCATGCCAATTCACAGCTGACATGATCGCAATGAATTCTGCCGATTTCATCATCACAAGCACATACCAAGAAATAGCAGGAAG CAAGGACAGGCCAGGACAGTATGAAAGCCATGCTGCATTTACGCTACCAGGGCTGTGCCGAGTAGTCTCAGGCATCAACGTCTTTGATCCAAAGTTCAACATTGCTGCCCCTGGTGCTGATCAATCTCTCTACTTCCCATACACACAGAAACAGAAGCGGTTGACCACATTTCACCCTGCCATTGAAGAACTCCTATACAATAAACAGGATAACAATGAGCACTT TGGATTTCTAGAAGATAGGAAGAAACCAATTATCTTCTCAATGGCAAGACTCGATATAGTGAAGAACATCACAGGATTAACGGAGTGGTATGGTAAGAATAAGAGGCTAAGGAATCTGGTCAATCTTGTCGTTGTTGCTGGCTTCTTTGATCCATCCAAATCAAAAGACAGAGAAGAAATAGCTGAGATTAAAAAGATGCAAAGCCTGATTGATAAATATCAACTTAAAGGCCAGATCAGATGGATAGCAGCTCAGAATGATAGAGTCCGGAATGGAGAGTTGTACCGTTGCATTGCTGACTCAAAGGGAGCTTTTGTTCAGCCTGCTCTCTATGAAGCCTTTGGTCTTACGGTCATTGAGGCAATGAACTGTGGGCTACCCACCTTTGCAACCAATCAGGGAGGCCCAGCCGAAATCATTGTGGATGGGGTCTCAGGATTCCATATTGATCCCAACAATGGAGATGAGTCAAGCAATAAGATTGCTGATTTCTTTGAGAAGTCCAAGGAGGATCCTGAATACTGGAACAAAATATCCACAGGAGGTCTCCAGAGAATATATGAATG CTATACGTGGAATATCTATGCCACCAGAGTGTTGAACATGGGATCCATCTATGGCTTCTGGAGGCAGTTGAACAAGGAACAAAAACAAGCTAAACAAAGATACATTCAAATGTTCTACAATCTCCAATTTAAAAACTTG GCAAAGAGTTTATCCATCCCAAGTGATGGAACCCAACAACCAGCATCAAAGCCAGAAGTTAAACCTCAAACACAGAAGCAACCACCACAAAG GCGTACACAAACCCGATTGCAAAG GATATTCGGTTGA